A single genomic interval of Heliomicrobium undosum harbors:
- a CDS encoding DUF6744 family protein: MNILNMAASAEKNDATLGYLTWFTVSDVAITRESLQEKFKQAGVDLKHMPRKISPVDAFRRATTAVEKKRQEIHSEEGVVVNVLVRNVKSTREKVVRTVVVEKVSSTTETITYKAGEAKLVYDKDVEDFVVESASKDPLVQAVIEEAELIFEHAKKHYNGRHLRDIVQSILQTMSPIAVRPSGGVYFVPVCNEMELEALVRLLRLFGGGSEGWMIPLRNNDEGKDLVRAKLRDHLEAILRNMKEGLVNDKLDAWHAGELIDNAKRQLKSFSEYQQLLQEEMEDMGVVIQAIKGQIVAMVEKAAALASK, translated from the coding sequence ATGAACATTCTCAATATGGCCGCGAGTGCCGAGAAAAACGATGCTACACTGGGATACCTCACCTGGTTTACCGTATCCGATGTGGCCATCACCCGCGAATCGTTGCAGGAAAAATTCAAGCAGGCCGGCGTGGACCTCAAGCACATGCCGCGCAAGATCTCCCCGGTGGACGCTTTCCGGCGCGCCACCACGGCTGTCGAAAAGAAGCGCCAGGAGATCCATTCGGAGGAGGGCGTCGTCGTCAACGTCCTGGTTCGCAACGTCAAGTCGACCCGCGAGAAGGTCGTCCGGACCGTGGTGGTGGAAAAGGTCAGTTCCACAACGGAGACCATCACCTACAAGGCGGGCGAAGCAAAACTGGTCTACGACAAGGACGTGGAGGATTTCGTCGTCGAATCGGCCTCCAAGGATCCACTCGTCCAGGCGGTCATCGAAGAGGCGGAACTCATCTTCGAACACGCCAAGAAGCACTACAACGGGCGCCATCTGCGGGATATCGTGCAGTCGATCCTTCAGACCATGAGCCCCATTGCCGTGCGGCCCTCCGGCGGCGTCTATTTCGTGCCGGTGTGCAACGAAATGGAACTGGAGGCGCTGGTCCGGCTGCTGCGGCTTTTTGGCGGCGGTTCGGAAGGCTGGATGATTCCCCTGCGGAACAACGACGAGGGCAAGGATCTGGTCCGGGCCAAGCTCCGTGATCACCTGGAGGCCATCCTTCGCAACATGAAGGAGGGGCTGGTGAACGACAAGCTGGACGCCTGGCACGCGGGAGAACTCATCGACAATGCCAAACGGCAGTTGAAGTCCTTTTCCGAGTACCAGCAGTTGCTTCAGGAAGAGATGGAGGACATGGGCGTTGTCATTCAGGCCATCAAGGGCCAGATTGTGGCCATGGTGGAGAAGGCGGCCGCCCTTGCATCCAAATAA
- a CDS encoding single-stranded DNA-binding protein yields MLNRVILIGRLGQDPELRHTNSGVPVCTFSIAVDRPQSSQQRQSGAQKITDWFTIVVWQKQAENAARYLAKGRLVAVDGRLQSRSWTDQQSGQKRTAIEVVAETVRFLERSEQSGQPGDQAPAGGGFSYGQEISFPDGENPDDLPF; encoded by the coding sequence ATGCTCAACCGCGTCATTCTCATCGGCCGGCTCGGCCAGGACCCGGAACTCCGCCACACCAACAGCGGTGTTCCGGTATGCACCTTCAGCATCGCTGTGGACCGGCCCCAGTCGTCCCAGCAGCGGCAGTCCGGCGCCCAGAAGATCACGGACTGGTTTACCATCGTGGTCTGGCAGAAGCAGGCGGAAAACGCCGCCAGGTATCTGGCCAAGGGCCGCCTGGTCGCTGTCGACGGTCGCCTGCAGTCGCGTTCCTGGACCGATCAGCAATCGGGACAGAAGCGGACGGCAATCGAGGTGGTGGCCGAAACGGTCCGGTTCCTGGAGCGGTCGGAACAATCCGGTCAGCCGGGGGACCAAGCCCCAGCCGGAGGCGGTTTCTCCTATGGTCAGGAGATAAGCTTCCCTGACGGGGAAAACCCGGACGACCTGCCCTTTTAA